The window TCTGCATTTTCTCCTGCAAAATTTTCTTCAATTGTAGTGCGCCACAGGTACAGCCATCTGTCAAAATGTTTTTGTTCCATAGCCTGTATCTCATTAATAGGGAAGTGTACACCCATTGGATTTCCTTTGTAGGTCATCTGCCCGAAGAGGATTGATTCCCAGAAAGAATACATCTTGGGAAGATGCTTATCCCAATCTACTTTAGCCACATCATTAAAGAAGAATCCTATAGTTTCATCCTTAACTACTTTGGCATAAAATGA of the Chryseobacterium aureum genome contains:
- a CDS encoding group III truncated hemoglobin gives rise to the protein MKKLESREDIEHLVNSFYAKVVKDETIGFFFNDVAKVDWDKHLPKMYSFWESILFGQMTYKGNPMGVHFPINEIQAMEQKHFDRWLYLWRTTIEENFAGENADMAVYKSENIAKLMAFKMDLARRL